The Salminus brasiliensis chromosome 4, fSalBra1.hap2, whole genome shotgun sequence nucleotide sequence ttctagataagctcccccagtcagagctggagttctacagtggaggttctagataagctcccccagtcagagctgtggttctacagtggaggtgaagggaagcagacgtctgaagctctaataaaagctcctcacagaaagttcttcacctaatggtgatgaagacgctgcctgatgcctgagacacggttctaccagagttctgagaagagctcggctctagaacctgcttttaaaatcagatcattaaaatggtggagggatacatgctgcagggtgtagtgcggctacagaaagtagtccctaaagagaactgcattagttcagattctctattcactattttaccttcatcatcatcatcatcatcatcatcattccatataaaacccagaagactcgtgttgtagcttcactggtgggtttggatatcAGAGTGAGAAAGTTTCTGTACAGTGAAGCACagttttacccccccccccccctccctcttctgattaaactcttctcacagacTGAGTAATGTGTAAACTGCCTGAAAACCAGAGTTTGGGTctaaaaccttttttatttaaaaccatATCATCAAAAAgatggagggatacatgcagggtgttgtaCTGCAAACATAGTCCCTAAtgaaacttttttattttactatttaatACACACTATATTTGTAGTTTATTGATGAAACGTGCGCTTCCATTCACCACCGCTGTGAAGAAATGTGAGTTGGTATGTTTCCTGGTAAGAAACCAGAATTTCAGGCCCAGTCAGTGAGACCCTCTTCACACCTGAGAGCCTGAAACCCTTCACAGATGAGTTAGAAAGCAGCGCTCTCCTCCAGTCTCCTCCAGTCTCCTCCAATCTCCTCCGCTCTCCTCCAGTCTCCTCCAGTCTCCTCCAATCTCCTCCAGTCTCCTCCAGTCTCCTCCAATCTCCTCCGCTCTCCTCCCGTCTCCTCCAGTCTCCTCCAGTCTCCTCCAGTCTCCTCCCGTCTCCTCCCGTCTCCTCCAATCTCCTCCAGTCTCCTCCCGTCTCCTCCCGTCTCCTCCAGTCTCCTCCAATCTCCTCCAGTCTCCTCCAGTCTCCTCCCGTCTCCTCCAGTCTCCTCCAGTCTCCTCCGCTCTCCTCCAGTCTCCTCCAGTCTCCTCCAATCTCCTCCCGTCTCCTCCAATCTCCTCCAATCTCCTCCAGTCTCCTCCAGTCTCCTCCAGTCTCCTCCGCTCTCCTCCAGTCTCCTCCAGTCTCCTCCCGTCTCCTCCAATCTCCTCCAATCTCCTCCAGTCTCCTCCAATCTCCTCCAGTCTCCTCCAATCTCCTCCAATCTCCTCCCGTCTCCTCCAATCTCCTCCAATCTCCTCCAATCTCCTCCAGTCTCCTCCAATCTCCTCCCGTCTCCTCCAATCTCCTCCAATCTCCTCCAATCTCCTCCAGTCTCCTCCAATCTCCTCCCGTCTCCTCCCGTCTCCTCCAATCTCCTCCAATCTCCTCCAATCTCCTCCCGTCTCCTCCCGTCTCCTCCAATCTCCTCCAGTCTCCTCCAATCTCCTCCAGTCTCCTCCAGCTccgtttaaaaacagcacaatgAGCGCAGGCTGGAGCGGGGCGGGGCCAACGGTCCACAGGGGCGGAGCAAGCGGCACAGACAGGCGGGGCCGTGCATGTACATGGGCGTGGCTTACGCTGCTCCGGCTACACAAAGACGCAGCTGTTGGCGCGAAAAGTGTGTTAGGGGTGCGGCCGCGGCTGGAAACCAGACACCGGCACCGTTTCTGCTTCAGAACTTTCAGTACAGCCACCGAAGCGCCTGCGAACAAAGCGCGTGGGAGCGGAGAGTCCCCCTGTCTCGCGAGCCTCTCTGGGCTGTTCATTGTCTTTGAGGAGTTCACGGGAGCGCGCGAGCCGGGCGCTTtcttttgtcctcttcttttctttttttccttcttttgtcCCTCCGCGTGTCCGGCTGCAGCGCGAGCTCGGATCACACATGTGCCGGTGAGTAGCGTGCGCGCGCGCACCGatttttgtgtaaaattctgCTTTACGGAAAATCCGCAGAGCCTCGTGCGCGTGCACTGCGGTGTTTCCTGCTTCGGTGGATCTGCGCGTGGAGCTGAACATCCCCACTATGCGGAAAGGCTGCGAGGGGGGAGTAAGTTGCTGCACGAGGAATCTGCGATaacttactgtgtgtgtgtgtgtgtgtgtgtgtgtgtgtgtgtgtgtgtggcttttgGTTAGCtaggtgtgtgttggggggcttGGTGTTGCAGTAAGCCTAACATGCCCACGCTGCGAGTGTGTGGTCACTTTTAATGACCTCAGGGGTTTAATTGCAGCCAGTGGGAGATGTGCTGGCTTTCCCACCTTTTGTATGAATTTGGACTTTTATCATTTTGCCTTCTGCTGAGCTTTGATCTCATTTATCTGAAGCACTTTTGGGCGTTTTGtggctttttgcttttttgtttgtaagGGGGAGGGGCTAATTAAATTGTTTTTAAAGGCATTATCCTGTTAGGGGCTTTAATTAGAttggacttttattttgcctTTTGGGTTTTTCCCCTTGGGCCTTTTTTCcgtatttccatttttaaagGATGTGTATTTGTGgatgtgtatttatttgtttttggtaGGGAGGAGTTTCTGGAAGTGTGTTGTCTTATGCTTTTATTTTGCCTTATTTTTTGTGAACTATTTTTTTGGGGACTTTTTGGCtcattgttatttatttattttaaaaaattagcCTAATTTTTTTGGGAAGTGGTTGTTCTGGGACACTAGTTGCTATGGACTATTTTGGTATTTTGGGGACTTCTTTTTTTGAGTTTATTGTGCCCAATACATAACTTGGTCTTTATTGATTTGGATTTATAGATGTCTTGACGGGcctttattgacttttttatttttattttattttaattgttagGGCTTTTGGGGATCCTTTCATAAGCGTGGGCTTTAATTATTGTGGGGCTTTTATTTTGCTCCAAGTCTGTTAAACGGCACCATGGCTCCACAGTTAAAGCTCATTTCCTGCTTTCCTCCCTGCAGCCGGTGAAGCTCACCCCTGCGATGCCCGGACTTAGCCGTGCCGCAGCGCCAGAGGGGCTCTGGCCCATGGAGCTCGAGGCCCAGCAACACTACTTCTACTACGATGGGCTGGACATGGGGGAGGACTTCTACAAGTCCACAGCACCCAGCGAGGACATCTGGAAGAAGTTCGAGCTGCTTCCCACTCCGCCCGTGTCTCCTTCCCGGTTCGGGTCAGAGTGCCCGGCTTGGTTGGCCCAGGAGCCGGCCTTCGAGGAGGGTTACGTTTCTCCGTACGATCTCGAGCTGGAGCCGCTGGACGTTCTGGCCAACCTAAGCTCCATCGTGTTGAAGGACTGCATGTGGAGCGGCCTGGCCGCCAGTCAGCAGCTGGAGAAGGTCGCCAGGGATGCTAAAGCCGTTCCGACGGCACGGACTCAGCGAGTGGTGCCGGCCGTGACGCACGCGTACGGTAGTCCAGCCACGCAGTGTGTGAGTCCGGCAGCAGTGCTCAGCCTCCCGGGGCATCATGGGAAGAAAACGGCCTCGGGCTCGTCTGGCTCAGACTCTCACTCGGACTCATCTGGTGAGAGGATTTGCTTATGAGCATCGCTTTTACTCACCTCCTCCCCAAAGGGTCCTACATAAGACACTTGCCAGTTTGGatctctttacagtggtggtgaagggaagcaggcgtctgttgccatgactacaacacaaatacagcccataatttatctcctatccaaacccaccagtgcagctacacgagtcttttgagttttatatgggtgttttaatgatgatgatgaaggtaaaatagtgaatagagaatctgaactaatccagttctctttagggactactttctgtagctgcactacaccctgcagcatgtatccctccaccattttagtcTGAGTattttctgtgagggagctttgaGGGTAAGACCTTGGGTTTCATTCAACACCACTGTGGACAGTTGAGACTTGGTTGATGGTTAATGGTCAGATTTGCCACCATATGTTTTCCTTGGGGCCTATTTAGCCTCAGAACCCCCTGCATGTATACCTCCACCTTGAATTGGAAACTGTAGCGCACAAAATGGTCCAGGCACCAATTAGATATGATCCACTAAACTAATGCAccacaggaagcgtagggggcgctctataatgtcaGGACAAACGTCGATGTAAGCCCCTGTCTGCATTCCTCTAACTGCACTGCCTGTCCTGTCTTTACTCTTTCTTCCCTCAGATGACGATGATGAAATAGACGTGGTGACTGTGGACAATCGCCCGAAACGCGGCCGCCCCCCTGGCCGCCGGACCCCGGTCACCATCGCAGTCAGCGCTGACCCCCATGGGCCCTGCCCCAAACACTTCCACATCTCTCTGCACCGGCAGCAGCATAACTATGCCGCCCCATCGCCCGACTCTGACCACGAAGAGGAGGACCTAGAACCTCAGGAAAAACGAGCCAGACTGGAGTGCTCCTCATCCTCGTCTTCgtctcccctctcctctcccgCCAGCTCGGACTCTGAGGACGCCACGGAGCAGCGGCGGAACTTTCTGGAGAGGAAAAGAAGGGACGACCTTCGCTCTCGCTTCCAGGCGCTCCGCGGGGAAATCCCCGGACTTTCCGAATCCGCTAAGACCTCGAAGGTGGCCATCCTGACCCGGGCCACGGAGTATTTGGTGCAGCTGAGGGCGTGCGAGCGGCGACAGAGTCAGGAGAGGAAAAAGCTCCGAGcgaaacagcagcagctgctccGCAAGATCAGCGCGCTCAAGAACTCCTAAAAGGAATGTGTGGACTAGTCTGGTGGTCACCAACACTGGGATTACTGTCCAATCGCAGGAGAGCTACAGGACAAGTTCTCCTTCTAGCTGGAAAATCCAGGTTGGCTTGTCCAGGAGGAGCACACTTGACCTCTTCCGCTGTTGGACAGGCTTGACTTTTGGCGTAGTTTATCTGGAGAACGGCGGGATGCTGCTGGACCGAACCCCTGACTTAACTCCACACTTAATAAAGCCATGGTTTAATTCAGAGGGTTGGGATTAAAACGCTAATTAGAGCAGAACTGAACACCATCCAGGACAGTTCTTGTCTTCAGAAGTCTTTGATTAATTAGCTGGATAACATGTTTGGTTTGTCCAAAACTGCAGGAAGACCTCCAGGAAAGATGGTGACTGCTAGCCTAGACCAAATAATGGCCCAAACTGACCAGAAACCTCACGCTTTATTCCGGTAAATTAGGAATCGGTGTAATGATTAAAAAGAGCTGCAGGAAgggattttattgtttttcctcAGACCTGGTGGACTTTGCACCTTCTGACCAGGAAGAGATCTggaaatgaatttatttttttttttgtggctgCTCACTCTATCCTAATCACAATAGTGATATGGGCTGAgccaaggtgtgtgtgtgtgtgtgtgtgtgtgtgtgtgtgtgtgtgtgtgtgtgtgtgtgtgtgtgtgtgtgtgtgtgtgtgtgtgtgtgtgtgtgtcagtctcaAAGCAGGGTTTCAGCTTCAGCCCAAAGCGAGGGTTGTCTTTTAAGCTCTCCTTCTAATTGACAATCTTGACTTCTGGCTCAAACCCACAGTCACACAAGACCTGGACTTCACCATGGGTCAACTGGATGCCTGGCTGACGAAAAGCCCTCGTTTTGGTGCCGTTAGCAAGCTAAGGCTCGTCATCTCTCCAACCATCAACAGTGAAAACCCAAAGTAAACAGTGATCACAGAGCAACAGTAGTGCAGAACTGCAGTGGTTGGGAATAGTGAGGGGATGTAGCCTTTAACCCCCCCGACTAATCGCGAGCTGCTGCCTCTGTAGTGCCGTGCTGATGCGTACGGGCATGAAGCCTAAAACATGAGCTGCAGGTGTATCATGCTGGAGTATCCCTTTAATCCAGAAGTCTGTGGAACGGGCCTGTTGGATGACCCTCGTTTTGGGATTAGTCCAGCTGACTGAATTCCTGCTGAAATGCACTCAGTGCGGGTAAACGTCAGAGGGGAAAACGGGTGAGCAAACCTATAAACTcaggagaggtgtgtgtgtagtgttttgtTTGGTGGGTTAGTGTTCTTCATACAGGGGGTGCTCTGGGAGGTGTAAAATCGTGCTTTGCCAAACGTTACCTCATTTCTATCTGTGTGCTGGTCTAACATCAGTAGATTTGCACATGCTTGTTTATATAGAGTGGAATTATGGGTCTTTTTGTACATAACAAGAATCTGCACATGTGGACTGTATTGTAAATAGTTAAACCTGGGTGGCTTCCTCACGTCCTACAGTATCTACTTAAGAGCATCACAGATTCTATtttgctaaaaaaataaaaaaaaataaatgcattaaaaaagcCTGCTGTGTGGTCTTGTTCCGTGTGGGATTGTTGATggacttatttattttatgtaaccCTGCTAAACGATACAGTAGCTGCAGTAGTCTTAATCCAAGATTTCTACAAATTACTCCATTTATAGATTGCAGTGAGGCCTACAGGATTAGGAGCAACATAAGCAAGTCTAGTGAACGCCTCCACAGCGTAGCTCTGCGCTGCCTACCTGCAGCTTATAGCCTCCGTCTGTGCTACGTTCACTTCATGGTTCTAGAGTGAAGACCCCAGACCTTTGCAGAAATGGGTATGTTTATTTTCTCCCATTTCTGCTAACATTAGCCGACTGCTAACTAGGTCCGATTCAATGAAACCTCACTGGAGCCTTGATGCACCAACCGTTAGAGTTTAGAACACATACGTTCCAGGTTCTAGATAGTAAAGTGTAGCATctgcactgaaacacacacgGCCTGTATTTGCTGATTCTCAATACAAATGACAATGCAGGGCAATACAGTAGGAGACAGGAGACGTTACAGTGATAGTatttttcactgtgtgtgtgtgtgtgtgtgtgtgtgtgtgcgcgcgcacacTGCTAGAGCTGTAGGAGGAAGTGCAGTTATTAAATTAGCCACAGGTTCAACTGACAGTCTAACTCTTCTACTCCCTTTTCTTCCCTGACCTGCACAACCAGTTACACTCGAtgccatacacacactcttcagtTCTGCTTGGTTTTCTCAATCATATGATCAAAAAGTATAAATTCATGAATTTACTATGTATTTAGGATGTATTACAGTAGGTTTAGCTTTTAAATGTAGCACAGCAGATAACGCTGAGGAAAACGAGGCCTACGGGAAGCTATAGGCTGCTAAATTGGCCCGTGGTAatattattatacaaatataaaaatcacCAATCATATTAAATGACATTAAAGGAACCATATTCCTACATTTTGGGGCAATTTTATGTGTGTGGGCTTATTAGCCAGAATTCTGCCTTTTTacccaacctctctttatcctgCTGAGGCGTACCttcacaatatggacaaaagtattgggacacttgctcactcactgtctcttctgaaatcaagggtattaaaagagctgatcctgcttctgttggagtaactgtctctactgtccagagaagaagactctctactagattctggaggaggagcattgctgtgaggatttgattgcattcagcgacaagagtgttagtgaggtcaggatgttggaagaggacgatcaccccacctcactgctccacagctcaatgctggggggctttatacccctctagcccacctcTACCTctagtgtgtgcatttgcacatctgtgtcagtaatgggtgcagcttaaagtagccgaatgtattcactagaaggggtgtccacaaatatttggacatgtagtgtatgtaaatgtgctgaATTATTTTCGTGACCTTTAAAAtgggctgtgtgtgttggtctGCCAGTGTCCGTATATGATTTTCCCTTATTGTGGTGCTTATGCTGGATTTGCTGTCTATTTCAGGGTATTTCTagcctgcttgtgtgtgtgctgtgtgtgtgttttacttcTGCCGTCGTCCACATCCCTCTGTAGcaaaaacagatggactgcatTGTAAGGAAGcaccacacacacctacagtgtGGACCTTAGCCGACTGGGTCTGTGTGCTGGGGTGTGAAGGGTAGAAGTccaaggagtgtgtgtgtgtgtgtgtgtgtgtgtgtgaaaagagGAAGTACACACTCCACCANNNNNNNNNNNNNNNNNNNNNNNNNNNNNNNNNNNNNNNNNNNNNNNNNNNNNNNNNNNNNNNNNNNNNNNNNNNNNNNNNNNNNNNNNNNNNNNNNNNNNNNNNNNNNNNNNNNNNNNNNNNNNNNNNNNNNNNNNNNNNNNNNNNNNNNNNNNNNNNNNNNNNNNNNNNNNNNNNNNNNNNNNNNNNNNNNNNNNNNNNNNNNNNNNNNNNNNNNNNNNNNNNNNNNNNNNNNNNNNNNNNNNNNNNNNNNNNNNNNNNNNNNNNNNNNNNNNNNNNNNNNNNNNNNNNNNNNNNNNNNNNNNNNNNNNNNNNNNNNNNNNNNNNNNNNNNNNNNNNNNNNNNNNNNNNNNNNNNNNNNNNNNNNNNNNNNNNNNNNNNNNNNNNNNNNNNNNNNNNNNNNNNNNNNNNNNNNNNNNNNNNNNNNNNNNNNNNNNNNNNNNNNNNNNNNNNNNNNNNNNNNNNNNNNNNNNNNNNNNNNNNNNNNNNNNNNNNNNNNNNNNNNNNNNNNNNNNNNNNNNNNNNNNNNNNNNNNNNNNNNNNNNNNNNNNNNNNNNNNNNNNNNNNNNNNNNNNNNNNNNNNNNNNNNNNNNNNNNNNNNNNNNNNNNNNNNNNNNNNNNNNNNNNNNNNNNNNNNNNNNNNNNNNNNNNNNNNNNNNNNNNNNNNNNNNNNNNNNNNNNNNNNNNNNNNNNNNNNNNNNNNNNNNNNNNNNNNNNNNNNNNNNNNNNNNNNNNNNNNNNNNNNNNNNNNNNNNNNNNNNNNNNNNNNNNNNNNNNNNNNNNNNNNNNNNNNNNNNNNNNNNNNNNNNNNNNNNNNNNNNNNNNNNNNNNNNNNNNNNNNNNNNNNNNNNNNNNNNNNNNNNNNNNNNNNNNNNNNNNNNNNNNNNNNNNNNNNNNNNNNNNNNNNNNNNNNNNNNNNNNNNNNNNNNNNNNNNNNNNNNNNNNNNNNNNNNNNNNNNNNNNNNNNNNNNNNNNNNNNNNNNNNNNNNNNNNNNNNNNNNNNNNNNNNNNNNNNNNNNNNNNNNNNNNNNNNNNNNNNNNNNNNNNNNNNNNNNNNNNNNNNNNNNNNNNNNNNNNNNNNNNNNNNNNNNNNNNNNNNNNNNNNNNNNNNNNNNNNNNNNNNNNNNNNNNNNNNNNNNNNNNNNNNNNNNNNNNNNNNNNNNNNNNNNNNNNNNNNNNNNNNNNNNNNNNNNNNNNNNNNNNNNNNNNNNNNNNNNNNNNNNNNNNNNNNNNNNNNNNNNNNNNNNNNNNNNNNNNNNNNNNNNNNNNNNNNNNNNNNNNNNNNNNNNNNNNNNNNNNNNNNNNNNNNNNNNNNNNNNNNNNNNNNNNNNNNNNNNNNNNNNNNNNNNNNNNNNNNNNNNNNNNNNNNNNNNNNNNNNNNNNNNNNNNNNNNNNNNNNNNNNNNNNNNNNNNNNNNNNNNNNNNNNNNNNNNNNNNNNNNNNNNNNNNNNNNNNNNNNNNNNNNNNNNNNNNNNNNNNNNNNNNNNNNNNNNNNNNNNNNNNNNNNNNNNNNNNNNNNNNNNNNNNNNNNNNNNNNNNNNNNNNNNNNNNNNNNNNNNNNNNNNNNNNNNNNNNNNNNNNNNNNNNNNNNNNNNNNNNNNNNNNNNNNNNNNNNNNNNNNNNNNNNNNNNNNNNNNNNNNNNNNNNNNNNNNNNNNNNNNNNNNNNNNNNNNNNNNNNNNNNNNNNNNNNNNNNNNNNNNNNNNNNNNNNNNNNNNNNNNNNNNNNNNNNNNNNNNNNNNNNNNNNNNNNNNNNNNNNNNNNNNNNNNNNNNNNNNNNNNNNNNNNNNNNNNNNNNNNNNNNNNNNNNNNNNNNNNNNNNNNNNNNNNNNNNNNNNNNNNNNNNNNNNNNNNNNNNNNNNNNNNNNNNNNNNNNNNNNNNNNNNNNNNNNNNNNNNNNNNNNNNNNNNNNNNNNNNNNNNNNNNNNNNNNNNNNNNNNNNNNNNNNNNNNNNNNNNNNNNNNNNNNNNNNNNNNNNNNNNNNNNNNNNNNNNNNNNNNNNNNNNNNNNNNNNNNNNNNNNNNNNNNNNNNNNNNNNNNNNNNNNNNNNNNNNNNNNNNNNNNNNNNNNNNNNNNNNNNNNNNNNNNNNNNNNNNNNNNNNNNNNNNNNNNNNNNNNNNNNNNNNNNNNNNNNNNNNNNNNNNNNNNNNNNNNNNNNNNNNNNNNNNNNNNNNNNNNNNNNNNNNNNNNNNNNNNNNNNNNNNNNNNNNNNNNNNNNNNNNNNNNNNNNNNNNNNNNNNNNNNNNNNNNNNNNNNNNNNNNNNNNNNNNNNNNNNNNNNNNNNNNNNNNNNNNNNNNNNNNNNNNNNNNNNNNNNNNNNNNNNNNNNNNNNNNNNNNNNNNNNNNNNNNNNNNNNNNNNNNNNNNNNNNNNNNNNNNNNNNNNNNNNNNNNNNNNNNNNNNNNNNNNNNNNNNNNNNNNNNNNNNNNNNNNNNNNNNNNNNNNNNNNNNNNNNNNNNNNNNNNNNNNNNNNNNNNNNNNNNNNNNNNNNNNNNNNNNNNNNNNNNNNNNNNNNNNNNNNNNNNNNNNNNNNNNNNNNNNNNNNNNNNNNNNNNNNNNNNNNNNNNNNNNNNNNNNNNNNNNNNNNNNNNNNNNNNNNNNNNNNNNNNNNNNNNNNNNNNNNNNNNNNNNNNNNNNNNNNNNNNNNNNNNNNNNNNNNNNNNNNNNNNNNNNNNNNNNNNNNNNNNNNNNNNNNNNNNNNNNNNNNNNNNNNNNNNNNNNNNNNNNNNNNNNNNNNNNNNNNNNNNNNNNNNNNNNNNNNNNNNNNNNNNNNNNNNNNNNNNNNNNNNNNNNNNNNNNNNNNNNNNNNNNNNNNNNNNNNNNNNNNNNNNNNNNNNNNNNNNNNNNNNNNNNNNNNNNNNNNNNNNNNNNNNNNNNNNNNNNNNNNNNNNNNNNNNNNNNNNNNNNNNNNNNNNNNNNNNNNNNNNNNNNNNNNNNNNNNNNNNNNNNNNNNNNNNNNNNNNNNNNNNNNNNNNNNNNNNNNNNNNNNNNNNNNNNNNNNNNNNNNNNNNNNNNNNNNNNNNNNNNNNNNNNNNNNNNNNNNNNNNNNNNNNNNNNNNNNNNNNNNNNNNNNNNNNNNNNNNNNNNNNNNNNNNNNNNNNNNNNNNNNNNNNNNNNNNNNNNNNNNNNNNNNNNNNNNNNNNNNNNNNNNNNNNNNNNNNNNNNNNNNNNNNNNNNNNNNNNNNNNNNNNNNNNNNNNNNNNNNNNNNNNNNNNNNNNNNNNNNNNNNNNNNNNNNNNNNNNNNNNNNNNNNNNNNNNNNNNNNNNNNNNNNNNNNNNNNNNNNNNNNNNNNNNNNNNNNNNNNNNNNNNNNNNNNNNNNNNNNNNNNNNNNNNNNNNNNNNNNNNNNNNNNNNNNNNNNNNNNNNNNNNNNNNNNNNNNNNNNNNNNNNNNNNNNNNNNNNNNNNNNNNNNNNNNNNNNNNNNNNNNNNNNNNNNNNNNNNNNNNNNNNNNNNNNNNNNNNNNNNNNNNNNNNNNNNNNNNNNNNNNNNNNNNNNNNNNNNNNNNNNNNNNNNNNNNNNNNNNNNNNNNNNNNNNNNNNNNNNNNNNNNNNNNNNNNNNNNNNNNNNNNNNNNNNNNNNNNNNNNNNNNNNNNNNNNNNNNNNNNNNNNNNNNNNN carries:
- the mycla gene encoding protein L-Myc-1a isoform X1; amino-acid sequence: MRKGCEGGPVKLTPAMPGLSRAAAPEGLWPMELEAQQHYFYYDGLDMGEDFYKSTAPSEDIWKKFELLPTPPVSPSRFGSECPAWLAQEPAFEEGYVSPYDLELEPLDVLANLSSIVLKDCMWSGLAASQQLEKVARDAKAVPTARTQRVVPAVTHAYGSPATQCVSPAAVLSLPGHHGKKTASGSSGSDSHSDSSDDDDEIDVVTVDNRPKRGRPPGRRTPVTIAVSADPHGPCPKHFHISLHRQQHNYAAPSPDSDHEEEDLEPQEKRARLECSSSSSSSPLSSPASSDSEDATEQRRNFLERKRRDDLRSRFQALRGEIPGLSESAKTSKVAILTRATEYLVQLRACERRQSQERKKLRAKQQQLLRKISALKNS
- the mycla gene encoding protein L-Myc-1a isoform X2, translated to MPGLSRAAAPEGLWPMELEAQQHYFYYDGLDMGEDFYKSTAPSEDIWKKFELLPTPPVSPSRFGSECPAWLAQEPAFEEGYVSPYDLELEPLDVLANLSSIVLKDCMWSGLAASQQLEKVARDAKAVPTARTQRVVPAVTHAYGSPATQCVSPAAVLSLPGHHGKKTASGSSGSDSHSDSSDDDDEIDVVTVDNRPKRGRPPGRRTPVTIAVSADPHGPCPKHFHISLHRQQHNYAAPSPDSDHEEEDLEPQEKRARLECSSSSSSSPLSSPASSDSEDATEQRRNFLERKRRDDLRSRFQALRGEIPGLSESAKTSKVAILTRATEYLVQLRACERRQSQERKKLRAKQQQLLRKISALKNS